Proteins encoded by one window of Novosphingobium sp. P6W:
- a CDS encoding transposase, whose translation MAMRRDGDVQADLIVSWSDIPRSPGHAFYDKLQKLLVDAGFDRFVEEACQAYYAARMGAPSVPPGRYFRMLLIGYFEGIHSERGIVWRCSDLLSLREFLRLTTREKVPDHSWMSKTRSRLPHEVHDQIFAWVLGLVADHELVKAERIGVDGSTMEANAALRTIVRRDTGETYREMLTRMAHESRCQRAAEEQAICIPRSGGRRTVSTA comes from the coding sequence ATGGCGATGCGACGTGATGGTGATGTGCAGGCGGATCTGATCGTGTCGTGGTCAGATATACCGCGCTCTCCCGGGCACGCCTTTTACGACAAGCTTCAGAAGCTGTTGGTGGATGCAGGGTTCGACCGCTTTGTGGAAGAGGCGTGCCAGGCCTATTACGCGGCGCGGATGGGGGCGCCGTCGGTGCCGCCCGGCCGCTACTTTCGGATGCTGCTGATCGGTTATTTCGAAGGCATTCACTCCGAGCGCGGGATTGTGTGGCGATGTTCGGACTTGCTGTCGCTGCGCGAGTTCTTGCGGTTGACGACACGGGAGAAAGTGCCCGACCACAGCTGGATGTCGAAGACCCGTAGCCGCCTGCCGCATGAAGTTCATGACCAGATTTTTGCCTGGGTTCTGGGGCTCGTGGCAGATCATGAGCTGGTGAAAGCCGAACGGATCGGCGTGGACGGATCGACGATGGAAGCCAATGCGGCGCTGCGCACGATCGTGCGGCGCGACACCGGCGAGACGTATCGTGAGATGCTGACGCGCATGGCCCACGAGAGCCGCTGCCAGCGGGCTGCAGAGGAGCAAGCGATCTGTATTCCTCGCAGTGGAGGCCGAAGGACGGTCTCCACTGCGTGA
- a CDS encoding autotransporter outer membrane beta-barrel domain-containing protein, giving the protein MVENMSSARRVRVRALQTSALVMTLTLAAPAFAQCVPDPTLANSITTCTGTDVDGIRVTTLGTTVSVVSGATVSNAGGSAITIEVPNTVPMISETVVVSGQVDGGTQSGIALLTGPASTYNGSTTRLALTVTDGATLSGTTGLAMGQTGGSLYGMLLATVDNAGTISGSSSVALRGDVATTAYGFTTAWSAFDAITNRMTGRISGSIVGPVAALDNAGLIDGGSGSALTTGNADTRYPYTINPGTWTNSGTIRSNGTAATIVSATISTLTNSGTIANAGTGAALSSSFLVVQNQAGGQISSGGTTAIDGTGYLNLVNRGTITGSVLTGNSSSLIDSSQGRINGSIMFGSGNDTLVVGYDGTATPVTGITGTIDAGRGINTQQLAIGSDTTIVTPIALLTGFEQFAIATDKGVTTTLGTGFVAPTTIQVVGAGSFVNRAAIATTGTAFVLNGVSSPEMQRFRNEGSIQTGSGSAYAINGFSSEIVNAGSIVSAGGGITSSQARVVNAGTIAGVDTGVEISGNSLTNSGTIRSTAGVGVRLSGNVGTLSTNSGTIQGAQAGVQTSAYLANTGSITAINSNGVAVVLDAYGVVFNNAGGVIGNGGQAITGTLFNESVVNAGTINGQVSLTYADQGRSSQRYISQAGGVLNGNLVLGSGGLLFTDLVNTGPGLFAGITGSVTATSGAMLRYRVAGAQSAVLGPIGPFANAAYELTDGATLTLTAPGTITQQVLVAGTGSIDLYADLTSNTVTSALAVDSILATQASYGSPTGVLAISSHGTITVARTIGGASGGAGVSLGGDDSFINFGTITVTDRNANANSAGIVGGVSSGSGTVTNAGSILLDGGIGISGAKVTNTGIIAQVDGGAAARGVVAGTLDNRGTIRVGGVAATAYNRGQIVNSGVLASTGGIAISGNDTSTSAAITNASGGTITGTGGTAVRLYYGTFTNAGAVNGSVDMGYGFPYYSGAPTRSLASSTFVAAGGTITGDLLFGDGSDLLLQTGDTLGVSGIVDGGAGRDIYGRVLDSSGAIAIDFAGLRNFEDALIQAVGLDTVATVTAPSPFTGDLYLAGNGSIINKAVIAGRMTTELPYDLSNPFETNPLFPADQTLVSITNAGSIAGGASVRAASFTNTGAIGTAALANSAVSISQSSAVSFNNSGTLENDGSSDTVFVYASDITFANGGGISAAADNVAVSLQGYYNGSVRATNSGIIAGGLTASSYGYGYYDTTPPPASVSLANSGTITRASGTAVALFVDSSITAGTVSLNNSGTIEATGNGGIGALIDAASQSAAGNRALDVVNSGTIRANGDTSIALLLDGNGPAMATLVNASGGLIEATGTGSTAILSYNAGLDLTNAGTIRTGSGTGRVDMSGDFSGAIQLIGSADGRIVNTGTIIGSIGLAEGNDAIENHGRIEGDVFLGLGDDSFLQLASATLLGTVDGGAGLDHLIVDATGGGAVNGDQFINFERFSQIGQGSVAYSGSFHFDTIGVSMGTVTIAAGETLASNGPITLTGSDAAETVTNNGTIAGSVMLLGGNDRFINAGMVDGAVSLGDGEDEFVEQAGSHVVGGVNGGAGNDLYTIVLAGNHSGLGARTGFERLGITGSGTLSLTLDQSFDEITLAGTELNLALAGYTVGAVTGSAAAETLSVAGDIASISLGAGDDRLTLGTTRATGRYDGGAGNDTVRFDALTPVTLAGSATGFEQVELASSALTVEGTLGTAGAALSFGAGDQRIIVANGATLAGMVDLGAGDDSVRLAATGTVNGTISGGTGTDVATIELAGNRTLSDALLSGFETLAIEGAGMLSLSGGQAYDRVLASGNLTIAAGASLVAPHVVFAEDNNRFTISGTFAGSVDGGAGTDAIAVSGGSPAAPVAFGSVANVEAFTMSGGFATVSGMAAFGSTDLTGGRLVGLAGSTIGASQIFVRQGATFGSAGTVNANLTVAGTLSPGASPGTMTVNGNVALQSGSVSLFEITPTVSDKLVINGSLSIAQGATLQIVAAQAVTPGQSLDLITVSGGITGSYTNVVKPASLFGFVVQRENTISLLGQFLNDPGYTPQVRGAIDYVNGVLVSGAASDALLTAVPDLVTASGASDQAAFARLTPEAYASATQIAVEQGLELANVGRSDAFAPRTDGSGAYTFASALGSTRTLESGTHGTSKARTNGYGFLGGIGWGGEEWSLGAFVGYLDSRQTLAPLGARTELDAVVAGIHGRWSEGSLGIKATVAYNGGNATTHRALPGGSARGDYDLKGWIADISLDYAAPLGPDWTVRPSLGMTAIRVTREGVAETGGSAYALDVAGERDHALFVDAGMTFQGGMRKEAALRPYLTLGVRYQVEGRTPHALAALDGGGFGLGAAGALRAPVVASATVGSDLVVSSRLTLFGALSGEAGNADNLASGRVGLRFAF; this is encoded by the coding sequence ATGGTTGAAAATATGTCGTCGGCGCGGCGAGTGCGCGTGCGCGCGTTGCAGACGAGCGCTTTGGTAATGACGCTGACGCTTGCTGCCCCTGCTTTTGCGCAATGCGTGCCAGACCCGACGCTGGCGAATAGCATCACCACTTGCACCGGTACCGACGTCGACGGCATCCGTGTGACGACGTTAGGCACGACGGTGTCCGTCGTCAGCGGTGCGACTGTCTCCAATGCGGGTGGATCGGCGATTACGATCGAGGTGCCCAATACCGTTCCGATGATCAGCGAAACCGTCGTCGTATCTGGGCAGGTTGACGGTGGCACGCAAAGCGGCATCGCGCTGCTGACCGGACCGGCTTCGACCTATAACGGTAGTACAACACGGCTTGCGCTGACTGTGACGGACGGTGCGACGCTGTCGGGGACGACCGGACTTGCCATGGGCCAGACCGGCGGCAGCCTTTATGGCATGCTGCTTGCTACCGTGGACAATGCCGGCACGATCTCGGGATCCAGCAGCGTAGCGCTGCGCGGCGACGTCGCCACGACGGCCTACGGGTTCACAACAGCCTGGTCGGCATTTGATGCCATTACCAACCGGATGACTGGCAGGATTTCGGGCAGCATCGTCGGCCCGGTCGCAGCGCTGGACAATGCCGGATTGATCGACGGCGGTAGCGGCAGTGCGTTGACGACCGGCAATGCGGACACGCGCTATCCCTATACTATCAATCCCGGCACATGGACCAACAGTGGAACGATCCGATCGAACGGCACGGCCGCAACGATCGTGAGCGCAACGATCAGTACGCTGACCAATAGCGGCACGATCGCCAATGCGGGCACTGGCGCCGCGCTGTCGTCGTCGTTCCTGGTCGTGCAGAACCAGGCTGGCGGCCAGATTTCCAGCGGCGGCACTACGGCCATCGACGGCACCGGCTATCTCAATCTCGTCAACCGCGGGACGATCACGGGCAGCGTCCTAACCGGTAACAGCAGTAGCCTGATTGATTCATCGCAAGGCCGGATCAACGGCTCGATCATGTTCGGCTCCGGCAATGACACTCTGGTGGTCGGCTATGACGGCACCGCAACCCCGGTAACCGGCATTACAGGCACTATCGACGCCGGCCGTGGCATCAATACACAGCAGCTCGCAATCGGCAGCGACACGACGATCGTCACGCCGATCGCATTGTTGACCGGCTTCGAGCAATTCGCCATTGCCACCGACAAAGGCGTGACGACCACGCTGGGTACGGGTTTCGTCGCACCCACGACAATCCAGGTGGTCGGCGCAGGATCCTTCGTCAACCGTGCGGCGATTGCCACGACTGGGACGGCGTTCGTCTTGAACGGCGTATCATCGCCCGAAATGCAGCGCTTCAGGAACGAGGGGAGCATCCAGACCGGCAGCGGATCGGCCTATGCCATCAATGGATTTTCCTCCGAGATCGTTAATGCTGGCTCGATCGTTTCAGCGGGAGGCGGCATCACCAGTTCTCAAGCCCGTGTTGTTAACGCCGGCACAATCGCCGGCGTCGACACCGGCGTCGAGATTTCCGGCAACAGTTTGACCAACAGCGGGACGATACGCTCGACCGCAGGCGTCGGCGTGCGTCTCAGCGGCAATGTCGGCACTCTTTCGACCAATAGTGGGACGATACAAGGTGCCCAGGCCGGTGTGCAGACCAGCGCGTACCTGGCCAACACCGGATCGATTACGGCAATCAACAGCAACGGTGTTGCGGTGGTGCTCGATGCATACGGCGTGGTGTTCAACAATGCAGGCGGAGTCATCGGCAATGGCGGCCAGGCGATTACCGGAACGTTGTTTAACGAATCCGTCGTCAACGCCGGCACAATCAACGGCCAGGTTTCACTGACCTATGCCGACCAAGGCCGCAGCAGTCAGCGCTATATATCGCAGGCCGGAGGCGTACTGAACGGCAATCTTGTGTTAGGCTCCGGGGGGCTCTTGTTTACCGATCTGGTTAACACGGGCCCCGGTCTGTTCGCGGGCATCACGGGCTCCGTTACCGCGACTAGTGGCGCGATGCTGCGCTACCGCGTGGCGGGCGCGCAATCCGCCGTTCTCGGCCCGATCGGCCCGTTCGCGAATGCCGCATATGAGTTGACCGATGGCGCAACGTTAACGCTGACCGCGCCAGGGACGATAACGCAGCAGGTGCTGGTCGCCGGTACCGGCAGCATCGACCTTTATGCCGATCTGACGAGTAACACGGTCACGTCCGCGCTTGCCGTGGACAGTATACTGGCCACCCAGGCTTCTTACGGCAGCCCGACAGGCGTGCTCGCGATCAGCAGCCACGGCACCATCACTGTCGCGCGCACGATTGGCGGTGCAAGCGGGGGGGCGGGCGTAAGCCTCGGCGGGGACGACAGCTTCATAAATTTCGGCACGATCACCGTTACCGATCGCAATGCGAACGCAAACTCGGCCGGTATTGTTGGCGGGGTTAGCAGCGGTAGCGGGACAGTCACCAACGCCGGCTCGATCCTGCTCGACGGCGGTATCGGCATCTCGGGCGCCAAGGTCACCAATACCGGCATCATCGCGCAGGTCGACGGAGGTGCCGCCGCGCGCGGTGTCGTCGCTGGAACGCTTGACAACCGCGGCACCATCCGTGTCGGCGGCGTCGCGGCAACCGCTTACAATCGCGGGCAAATCGTCAATTCGGGCGTCTTGGCAAGCACCGGCGGCATTGCCATTTCTGGCAACGACACCTCTACCTCCGCTGCTATCACCAACGCATCCGGAGGCACGATCACCGGGACTGGCGGAACCGCGGTGCGTCTATATTACGGCACTTTCACCAACGCTGGCGCGGTAAATGGCTCCGTCGATATGGGATATGGTTTCCCGTATTACTCCGGCGCGCCGACGCGGTCCTTGGCCAGCAGCACATTCGTAGCTGCCGGGGGCACGATCACGGGCGACCTGCTCTTCGGCGATGGCAGCGATCTGCTGCTCCAGACCGGGGATACGCTAGGGGTCTCGGGCATCGTCGACGGCGGTGCGGGACGCGACATTTACGGCCGCGTGCTTGACAGCAGCGGCGCGATAGCGATCGACTTCGCCGGCCTTCGTAACTTCGAGGACGCGTTGATCCAGGCGGTGGGCTTGGACACGGTTGCTACCGTTACGGCGCCGAGTCCGTTCACGGGTGACCTGTATCTTGCAGGCAACGGCAGTATTATCAACAAGGCAGTGATTGCGGGCCGGATGACAACCGAGTTGCCGTACGATCTATCCAATCCGTTCGAAACCAACCCGTTGTTTCCTGCCGACCAGACGTTGGTGTCAATCACCAACGCCGGCTCGATCGCGGGGGGGGCCTCTGTCAGGGCGGCATCATTCACTAACACCGGTGCAATCGGAACCGCCGCACTTGCGAACAGTGCGGTGTCGATCAGCCAGTCGTCTGCGGTGAGCTTCAACAATAGCGGGACGCTCGAAAACGACGGGAGCAGCGATACTGTCTTCGTCTACGCTTCGGATATTACCTTTGCCAACGGCGGAGGAATTTCGGCAGCTGCAGACAATGTCGCGGTGTCCCTGCAGGGCTATTACAATGGTTCGGTCAGGGCGACGAACAGCGGTATCATCGCGGGGGGGCTTACTGCGTCTTCCTATGGATACGGATACTATGACACTACCCCACCACCGGCGTCGGTTTCGCTCGCCAACAGCGGCACAATAACCCGCGCGTCTGGAACTGCCGTTGCGCTGTTCGTCGATAGCAGCATCACGGCCGGCACCGTGTCATTGAACAATTCGGGTACGATCGAAGCGACCGGCAACGGTGGCATCGGTGCCTTGATCGATGCCGCCAGCCAATCGGCTGCCGGTAATCGAGCGCTTGACGTCGTCAATTCGGGCACGATCCGCGCCAATGGCGACACTAGCATAGCGCTCCTACTCGACGGCAATGGCCCTGCCATGGCCACGCTTGTCAATGCGAGCGGTGGCCTGATCGAAGCGACCGGCACGGGATCTACCGCGATCTTGTCCTACAATGCTGGACTCGACCTGACCAATGCGGGCACGATCCGCACCGGCAGTGGTACCGGGCGGGTGGATATGTCCGGCGATTTCTCTGGCGCGATCCAGTTGATCGGCAGCGCGGACGGCCGCATCGTCAACACCGGCACGATTATCGGTTCGATCGGTCTTGCCGAAGGCAATGACGCAATCGAGAATCATGGACGCATCGAAGGTGATGTGTTCCTCGGGCTTGGCGACGACAGTTTCCTGCAACTTGCGAGTGCAACTCTGCTCGGCACTGTCGACGGCGGTGCCGGGCTGGACCATCTCATCGTCGATGCCACCGGCGGCGGTGCCGTTAACGGCGACCAGTTCATCAACTTCGAGCGCTTCAGCCAGATCGGCCAGGGCAGTGTCGCCTATTCGGGCAGTTTCCACTTCGATACGATCGGTGTCTCGATGGGCACCGTTACGATCGCGGCAGGAGAGACTCTGGCGAGTAACGGCCCCATCACTTTGACCGGCTCGGACGCAGCCGAAACAGTGACTAACAACGGCACGATCGCGGGTTCGGTCATGCTGCTGGGCGGCAACGACCGCTTCATCAACGCCGGCATGGTCGATGGCGCCGTGTCGCTGGGCGACGGCGAGGATGAATTCGTCGAGCAGGCCGGCAGTCATGTGGTCGGCGGCGTGAATGGCGGCGCAGGCAACGATCTCTACACGATCGTCCTGGCCGGGAATCATTCGGGTCTTGGCGCCCGGACCGGGTTCGAGCGATTGGGCATCACTGGCTCGGGTACGCTGTCGCTGACACTCGATCAGAGCTTCGACGAGATCACGCTGGCCGGCACGGAACTGAACCTCGCACTGGCTGGCTACACCGTTGGGGCGGTGACGGGATCGGCGGCTGCCGAAACGTTGAGCGTTGCTGGCGATATCGCCAGCATCTCGCTCGGCGCAGGTGACGATCGCCTCACGCTGGGTACGACGCGCGCTACAGGTCGCTACGATGGCGGCGCGGGTAACGATACGGTGCGCTTCGATGCGCTGACGCCGGTAACGCTGGCGGGCTCGGCGACGGGCTTCGAACAAGTCGAGCTCGCCAGTAGTGCGCTGACCGTGGAGGGAACGCTTGGTACGGCCGGGGCTGCTCTCTCCTTCGGCGCCGGAGACCAGCGGATCATTGTCGCGAACGGTGCTACGCTTGCCGGCATGGTCGACCTCGGGGCTGGCGACGACAGCGTCCGCCTTGCCGCAACCGGGACGGTGAACGGGACGATTTCTGGCGGTACCGGTACCGATGTCGCGACGATCGAACTGGCGGGCAATCGTACGCTCAGCGACGCCTTGTTGAGCGGCTTCGAGACGCTCGCTATCGAAGGCGCTGGCATGTTGTCGCTAAGCGGTGGGCAGGCGTATGACCGCGTGCTCGCGAGCGGCAACCTGACGATCGCGGCAGGCGCATCGCTGGTTGCGCCCCATGTAGTGTTCGCAGAAGACAACAACCGCTTCACGATCTCCGGCACCTTCGCCGGCTCGGTGGACGGCGGCGCTGGCACTGACGCGATCGCCGTATCGGGAGGCAGCCCAGCTGCGCCGGTTGCCTTCGGCTCCGTTGCCAATGTTGAGGCTTTTACTATGTCAGGCGGCTTTGCGACGGTGTCGGGTATGGCAGCGTTCGGTAGCACCGACCTGACCGGGGGTAGGCTCGTCGGCTTGGCGGGGTCGACGATCGGCGCATCGCAGATTTTTGTCCGTCAAGGCGCGACCTTTGGGTCTGCCGGGACGGTCAACGCCAACCTTACGGTTGCAGGTACGCTAAGCCCCGGGGCATCGCCCGGTACGATGACAGTGAATGGCAACGTAGCGCTTCAATCCGGCTCGGTATCGCTGTTCGAGATCACGCCCACGGTGTCGGACAAGTTGGTAATCAACGGCAGTCTGTCGATCGCGCAAGGAGCCACGCTTCAGATCGTCGCTGCCCAAGCGGTAACGCCGGGCCAATCGCTCGACCTGATCACCGTCAGCGGAGGCATCACCGGCAGCTATACCAACGTCGTCAAGCCTGCCTCGCTGTTCGGCTTCGTCGTACAGCGGGAGAATACGATCTCGCTGCTTGGCCAGTTCCTCAACGATCCTGGATACACTCCGCAGGTCCGGGGCGCGATCGACTACGTAAACGGCGTGCTGGTGAGCGGTGCGGCTTCTGACGCGCTGCTCACAGCCGTGCCGGATTTGGTGACCGCCTCAGGAGCGTCGGATCAGGCCGCCTTCGCGCGGCTGACACCAGAGGCCTACGCCTCGGCCACCCAGATCGCCGTGGAGCAGGGACTCGAGCTGGCGAACGTTGGCCGAAGCGACGCTTTTGCGCCGCGTACCGACGGTTCGGGAGCCTACACCTTCGCCAGCGCACTGGGCAGCACCCGCACGCTGGAAAGCGGCACGCACGGGACTTCGAAGGCTCGCACAAACGGCTATGGCTTCCTCGGCGGCATCGGGTGGGGTGGCGAGGAGTGGTCGCTCGGCGCGTTCGTGGGCTATCTCGATAGCCGACAGACGCTTGCTCCGCTCGGTGCCCGCACCGAACTCGATGCAGTGGTTGCAGGTATCCATGGACGCTGGAGTGAAGGTAGCCTGGGTATAAAAGCGACCGTGGCCTACAACGGCGGCAATGCCACCACCCACCGCGCCCTGCCAGGTGGATCAGCCAGGGGAGACTATGATCTCAAGGGCTGGATCGCTGATATCAGCCTCGACTACGCGGCGCCGCTCGGACCCGACTGGACGGTACGCCCGAGCCTGGGCATGACCGCGATCCGCGTCACCCGTGAGGGTGTGGCGGAGACTGGCGGCAGTGCCTATGCCCTCGACGTGGCGGGCGAACGCGATCATGCGCTGTTCGTCGATGCAGGGATGACCTTCCAGGGCGGGATGCGCAAGGAAGCGGCGTTGCGGCCTTATCTCACGCTTGGCGTTCGCTACCAAGTCGAAGGTCGCACCCCTCATGCTCTAGCCGCGCTGGACGGCGGCGGATTTGGCCTTGGCGCCGCAGGAGCCTTGCGCGCGCCCGTTGTGGCCTCCGCAACAGTGGGGTCGGATCTGGTGGTATCCTCGCGCTTGACCCTGTTCGGCGCTCTTAGCGGCGAGGCGGGCAATGCCGACAACCTCGCCAGCGGTCGTGTCGGGCTGCGGTTCGCGTTTTAA
- a CDS encoding sensor histidine kinase: MPLLVVYGVAFALLHWTASPWGGAGFFSLWYPAAGLRFAVMWSRGPRLAPWLVLAELCADIAAGVFHLDAPDALQAVTGAMRPGLTYGLALAAVLRLSHGRDDILALPPMPLGLAAVAAPTLNALMVVPFEAFLPADAGRYRIGIDIVISLTGLAVGDLLGILVLAPLLLWLAALTDAPRRMRFAPPPLRPVLEDALVIGGCLLLTIALWRAELGAQPAPGLLAGAWIGLRHGRVAAWLAILAQILVFLPYSAGQLDDAARLELHLGIAAVVLVTWLAGSFSDAQRASRTLIDKRNRLLFQAERLKTLRAMSVAVIHEISQPLSTLAIEAAHLRTVTQGLSSDIADSAALVDRKARALSDLVRRLRRFGGRDVDEPSPLPVAMLVQTACQIVAAEARNSGSRLECAAVAADLAVQAQEIELTQALVNLLRNALVASPGETVSVRTRAIRDEVRIEVTNPFKTVPAGSGMGVGLAIARTIVEAHGGTLFREDEAPCVNFALTLPLLAGASA, translated from the coding sequence GTGCCCCTTCTTGTCGTCTACGGCGTCGCTTTCGCGCTGCTGCACTGGACGGCCAGCCCGTGGGGCGGGGCCGGGTTCTTTTCCCTATGGTATCCTGCGGCGGGTCTGCGCTTCGCTGTAATGTGGAGCAGAGGGCCACGCTTGGCACCGTGGCTGGTTCTGGCTGAACTTTGCGCCGATATCGCGGCCGGCGTATTCCATTTGGACGCGCCGGACGCGCTGCAAGCCGTGACTGGCGCCATGCGGCCCGGCCTCACTTATGGACTGGCGCTTGCCGCCGTCCTGCGGCTTTCGCATGGTCGCGATGACATACTGGCGCTGCCGCCAATGCCCCTGGGTCTAGCCGCCGTAGCCGCTCCGACGCTCAATGCACTGATGGTCGTGCCGTTCGAAGCCTTCCTTCCGGCCGACGCAGGCCGTTACCGTATCGGCATCGACATTGTCATCTCGCTCACCGGCCTGGCTGTCGGCGATCTGCTGGGTATCCTCGTGCTGGCGCCGCTGCTGCTCTGGCTCGCGGCACTGACTGACGCACCGCGCCGCATGCGCTTCGCGCCGCCTCCCCTGCGCCCGGTTCTCGAGGACGCACTGGTCATTGGCGGCTGCCTCCTGCTAACGATAGCGCTTTGGCGCGCCGAGTTGGGCGCACAGCCTGCACCCGGTCTGCTCGCTGGGGCATGGATCGGCCTGCGTCATGGACGCGTCGCCGCATGGCTCGCAATCCTGGCGCAAATCCTCGTCTTCCTGCCTTACTCCGCCGGACAGCTCGACGACGCGGCCCGCCTCGAGCTGCATCTTGGCATCGCCGCCGTGGTCCTTGTCACATGGCTGGCAGGCAGCTTTTCCGACGCACAAAGAGCCTCCCGAACACTCATCGACAAACGCAACCGCCTGCTTTTCCAGGCCGAGCGGCTCAAGACCCTGCGCGCCATGTCCGTCGCGGTGATCCACGAGATAAGCCAGCCCCTCTCCACCCTCGCCATCGAGGCGGCGCACCTGCGCACCGTTACGCAAGGGCTCAGCTCCGACATCGCGGATAGTGCGGCACTCGTGGATCGCAAGGCACGGGCACTGTCCGACCTGGTGCGCCGCCTGCGCCGCTTTGGCGGACGCGATGTAGACGAACCCTCACCACTTCCCGTTGCAATGCTGGTGCAAACTGCCTGCCAGATCGTCGCTGCGGAAGCGCGCAACAGCGGTAGCCGCCTGGAATGCGCAGCCGTAGCCGCGGACCTTGCAGTGCAAGCGCAAGAGATCGAGCTCACACAGGCCCTCGTCAACCTGCTGCGTAACGCCTTGGTCGCCAGTCCCGGCGAGACAGTCTCCGTTCGCACGCGCGCCATACGGGACGAAGTGCGTATCGAAGTGACCAACCCTTTCAAAACCGTGCCCGCCGGCTCGGGCATGGGTGTCGGTCTTGCGATTGCCCGGACCATCGTCGAGGCACACGGCGGCACGCTCTTTCGCGAAGACGAGGCACCCTGTGTGAACTTTGCCCTCACCTTGCCGCTGCTGGCCGGAGCCTCCGCATGA
- a CDS encoding response regulator transcription factor produces MTDPAPASTHGDALPVAVLDDDADLAATVARLLTRNGIAAQAFVAPQELLAALPACTFGCVVSDIQMGAIDGFAFADLLRASDPLVALVFMTAWPTTAHAVDAVRRHGGLDYLEKPIDEPRLIASVLEGLAWSIRERRIAAVTATFTRREREVFSLLVRAHSNKEIAERLAISARTVEDHRAAIVAKTRTNGLAQLVALSRGEEP; encoded by the coding sequence ATGACTGATCCTGCCCCCGCCTCTACCCATGGCGACGCACTCCCCGTTGCCGTGCTCGATGATGATGCCGATCTTGCGGCCACTGTAGCGCGGTTGCTCACTCGCAACGGCATAGCAGCGCAAGCGTTCGTCGCCCCGCAGGAACTGCTTGCAGCCCTTCCCGCCTGCACATTCGGCTGCGTCGTCAGCGACATCCAGATGGGAGCGATCGACGGCTTCGCATTCGCCGACCTTCTACGCGCATCCGATCCGTTGGTAGCGCTTGTCTTCATGACGGCCTGGCCGACAACAGCCCATGCCGTGGACGCGGTGCGCCGCCACGGCGGACTGGACTATCTTGAAAAGCCCATTGATGAGCCGCGCCTTATCGCCTCGGTATTGGAGGGGCTCGCATGGTCGATACGTGAACGACGCATCGCTGCCGTCACCGCCACCTTTACCCGCCGCGAGCGCGAGGTTTTCAGTCTGCTCGTACGCGCCCACTCCAATAAGGAGATTGCTGAGCGCCTCGCCATCTCTGCCCGCACAGTGGAAGATCACCGCGCCGCCATCGTCGCCAAGACGCGTACCAATGGTCTGGCCCAGCTCGTCGCTCTCAGCCGGGGGGAAGAGCCCTGA
- a CDS encoding PDZ domain-containing protein, whose translation MVEGSPASEAGLQVGDRIVAVNAAPSVSLALDEVRSLLKGAIGSQVSLSLDRGPVVVLLRDL comes from the coding sequence GTGGTGGAGGGAAGCCCGGCCAGCGAGGCAGGCCTGCAGGTGGGCGACCGCATCGTCGCTGTCAACGCAGCCCCGTCCGTCAGCCTCGCTCTGGACGAGGTGCGCAGCCTGCTGAAGGGCGCCATCGGCTCCCAGGTTTCGCTATCACTCGACCGTGGGCCGGTCGTCGTTCTCCTCAGGGACCTATAG
- a CDS encoding PilZ domain-containing protein gives MRGRPRLTVTDVRQGTRHPVDHKAAAEHSRLGEVVLHVVNVSAQGFMIRGELALERGERIEVQLPLIGRIEAHLVWSHDDRAGFQFERLIRPDDFSKLVDTLQPNPRLRP, from the coding sequence ATGCGCGGAAGGCCAAGGCTCACGGTCACCGACGTCCGGCAGGGGACCCGTCACCCCGTCGATCACAAGGCTGCCGCCGAGCATTCCCGGCTAGGGGAGGTGGTCCTGCATGTCGTGAACGTGTCGGCGCAGGGGTTCATGATCCGGGGCGAACTCGCGCTGGAGCGGGGCGAGAGGATCGAGGTCCAGCTACCGCTGATCGGCCGCATCGAAGCACATCTTGTCTGGTCCCATGACGACCGCGCCGGATTTCAGTTCGAGCGTCTGATCCGTCCCGATGACTTCTCGAAATTGGTGGACACGCTCCAGCCTAATCCTCGCCTGCGGCCCTGA